A single window of Anaerocolumna chitinilytica DNA harbors:
- a CDS encoding GH36-type glycosyl hydrolase domain-containing protein — translation MDTAYAPTIQEKEIENYEFFNGFGAFACEGKEYEILLEGNNRPPAPWINVVSNKNFGFQISESGAGFTWSVNSRENKLTPWSNDPVSDKASEAIYILDEITGEVVTPMSLGRSDRGTYRTRHGFGYSRFLHEEEFLDQELTVFTPLDESLKLWNLHLTNHSDKVKYLSLTYYVEWVLGTQRENTNPYILTSYDNEHEFLYAKNIYTLNFANTYSYLFSSEMIVGYTGDRQEFLGAKGNIREPRGAEVKLSCKTGICSDTCGAIQVSIVIPPQESKTVLFGLGQSSDMNEINKLRHKYKDITAAGNELDRVKGYWDRLLGTVQVKTKDRALDIMVNGWLLYQTVSCRINARAGFYQCGGAYGYRDQLQDTLSLLFTDSSILRGQILIACSRQFEEGDVQHWWHPPMGIGVRTRISDDLLWLPYCTAAYIKSTGDNTILKEEVHYIKGPVLNEDQHDVMFTPEVSELKGSVYEHCKKTIERTHFGEHGLPLMGGGDWNDGMNEVGINGKGESVWLAWFLYTVLGDFIPLCNIEGDTAYGQELEQKRETLLQNIEEHAWDGEWYLRAFYDDGSKLGSKENDECRIDSISQSWSVISKGAKTERAKTAMQSAWRYLVMEEEALSLLLAPPFNKTNKNPGYIKNYIPGIRENGGQYTHAAVWLAIATSMLQDCNMARTLFTILNPICITDTRKEALRYEKEPYVMTADISLSPPYTGRGGWSWYTGSAGWMYQGLLNWFLGIRKEGNELIIDPATPSNFGDYSIEYKYGNSLYEIKVESRSKGTMTIETIKVDDKVIQGNRVSLVDDGEKHLVIV, via the coding sequence TTGGACACAGCATATGCACCAACGATACAGGAGAAAGAAATAGAAAATTACGAATTTTTTAATGGCTTCGGGGCATTTGCCTGTGAGGGTAAAGAGTATGAAATACTGTTGGAGGGGAATAACAGACCGCCGGCTCCCTGGATTAATGTTGTTTCAAATAAGAATTTTGGGTTTCAAATATCGGAATCAGGTGCCGGTTTCACCTGGAGTGTTAATAGCAGGGAGAATAAGCTTACACCCTGGTCCAACGACCCGGTAAGTGACAAAGCCTCTGAAGCCATCTATATTCTGGATGAAATTACCGGCGAGGTAGTGACACCTATGTCCCTTGGAAGGTCTGATAGAGGGACATATCGGACAAGACATGGTTTTGGATATAGCAGATTCCTTCATGAGGAAGAATTCTTAGACCAGGAACTTACGGTTTTTACCCCTTTGGATGAGTCCTTGAAATTATGGAATCTTCACTTGACAAATCATTCGGATAAAGTAAAATATCTAAGCCTGACCTATTATGTGGAATGGGTTCTGGGCACACAAAGAGAAAATACCAATCCTTATATTTTGACCTCTTATGACAATGAACATGAGTTTTTATATGCAAAGAATATCTATACGTTAAATTTTGCGAATACTTATTCCTATCTGTTTTCCAGTGAGATGATCGTCGGATATACCGGCGATCGGCAGGAATTTTTAGGAGCAAAGGGAAATATCAGAGAACCGAGAGGAGCAGAAGTGAAACTCTCCTGCAAAACGGGAATATGTTCTGATACCTGTGGAGCAATTCAGGTATCCATTGTAATTCCGCCTCAGGAAAGTAAGACGGTTTTATTTGGCTTGGGCCAGAGCAGTGATATGAACGAGATAAATAAACTCAGGCATAAATATAAAGATATCACAGCTGCTGGAAATGAGCTTGACAGGGTAAAAGGCTACTGGGACAGATTATTAGGTACGGTACAGGTAAAAACGAAAGACCGGGCACTTGATATTATGGTTAACGGATGGCTGCTGTATCAGACGGTTTCCTGCCGCATCAATGCAAGAGCCGGTTTTTATCAGTGCGGAGGAGCCTATGGATATCGTGATCAGCTTCAGGATACCCTTTCACTTCTTTTCACCGATTCAAGTATTTTACGGGGACAGATTCTGATTGCCTGCAGCAGGCAGTTTGAAGAAGGGGATGTACAGCATTGGTGGCATCCACCTATGGGAATTGGTGTAAGAACGAGGATATCCGATGATTTATTATGGCTGCCCTACTGTACTGCGGCTTATATAAAAAGCACCGGAGATAATACAATTTTAAAAGAAGAGGTGCATTACATTAAGGGACCGGTGTTAAATGAGGACCAGCATGATGTAATGTTTACTCCTGAGGTATCAGAGCTTAAAGGAAGTGTTTATGAACATTGTAAAAAGACCATAGAACGGACCCACTTCGGTGAACATGGACTTCCTCTTATGGGGGGAGGGGACTGGAATGATGGTATGAATGAAGTTGGTATTAATGGAAAAGGGGAGAGCGTATGGCTGGCGTGGTTCTTATATACTGTATTGGGAGACTTTATACCTTTGTGCAATATAGAAGGTGATACAGCCTATGGGCAGGAATTGGAACAGAAACGGGAAACCTTACTTCAAAACATTGAAGAACATGCCTGGGATGGGGAGTGGTATCTTAGAGCCTTTTACGATGACGGTTCAAAACTTGGCTCCAAGGAAAATGATGAATGCAGAATAGATTCCATCAGCCAGTCCTGGAGTGTGATATCAAAGGGGGCGAAGACAGAGAGGGCTAAGACCGCAATGCAGTCGGCATGGAGGTATCTGGTTATGGAAGAGGAAGCACTTTCCTTACTGTTAGCACCGCCTTTTAATAAGACCAACAAAAATCCGGGTTACATCAAAAATTATATACCGGGAATCCGTGAAAATGGCGGACAGTATACTCATGCGGCAGTTTGGTTGGCAATTGCGACCTCAATGCTGCAAGACTGTAACATGGCAAGGACTTTATTTACCATACTTAATCCTATTTGTATAACAGATACCAGAAAAGAAGCTCTCAGGTATGAGAAAGAACCTTATGTAATGACAGCGGATATCTCTCTTAGCCCGCCCTACACCGGCAGAGGAGGCTGGAGCTGGTATACCGGCTCTGCCGGCTGGATGTATCAGGGACTGTTAAACTGGTTTTTAGGTATACGAAAAGAAGGGAATGAGTTGATCATTGATCCGGCAACACCTTCGAATTTCGGAGATTATTCCATTGAATACAAGTATGGAAATTCTCTTTACGAAATCAAGGTCGAGAGTCGAAGTAAAGGAACAATGACTATAGAGACTATAAAGGTTGATGATAAGGTGATCCAGGGAAATAGAGTTTCCTTAGTAGATGATGGGGAAAAGCATCTGGTTATCGTATAA
- a CDS encoding sialate O-acetylesterase, with protein MNKMIHSFLMLGQSNMAGRGFLHEVPPIYNERIQMLRNGRWQMMTEPINYDRPVSGISLAGSFADAWCHGYEKDSIGLIPCAEGGSSLDEWAIDGLLFRHAVEEARFAMETSELTGILWHQGESDSYHGGYKVYYNKLLLIFEALRKELGIPELPIIIGGLGDFLGKAGFGENCTEYKLINEELQRFALEQNNCYFVTAAGLASNPDGIHINAASQRKFGLRYFEAFSRRQHIFEPLEDENEILNSYNTREYTKSEKLYIKSMELALGKLSYEEFEYHLAEISKI; from the coding sequence ATGAATAAAATGATACACTCATTTTTAATGTTAGGACAGTCTAATATGGCTGGAAGGGGATTTCTTCATGAAGTTCCTCCCATCTATAATGAAAGGATACAAATGCTGCGCAATGGCAGGTGGCAGATGATGACAGAACCTATAAATTACGACCGCCCTGTTTCAGGAATCAGCCTTGCCGGGTCATTTGCAGACGCATGGTGCCATGGGTACGAAAAAGATAGTATTGGTTTGATTCCCTGTGCAGAGGGAGGAAGTTCACTGGATGAATGGGCTATAGATGGTCTTCTTTTCAGACATGCGGTAGAGGAAGCCAGATTTGCTATGGAGACCAGTGAGTTAACCGGTATTTTATGGCATCAAGGGGAAAGTGACAGCTATCATGGAGGTTACAAGGTTTATTATAACAAATTACTTTTAATTTTTGAGGCCCTTAGAAAAGAGCTGGGAATACCTGAGCTTCCAATCATTATCGGAGGGCTTGGGGATTTTTTAGGCAAGGCAGGCTTTGGGGAAAACTGTACCGAATATAAACTCATTAATGAAGAACTTCAGAGATTTGCACTGGAACAGAATAATTGTTACTTTGTCACAGCAGCAGGGTTAGCCTCAAATCCGGATGGCATCCACATAAACGCTGCATCGCAAAGAAAATTCGGGTTACGGTATTTTGAAGCATTCTCAAGGCGGCAGCACATATTTGAGCCTTTAGAAGATGAAAACGAGATCTTAAATAGCTATAATACAAGAGAGTATACGAAATCAGAAAAGCTATATATAAAAAGTATGGAGTTAGCCCTGGGAAAGCTGTCATATGAGGAGTTTGAATATCACCTCGCAGAAATAAGCAAAATATAA
- a CDS encoding PadR family transcriptional regulator has translation MIPLLILGLLKQNPGSYGYELLALMEKGHYKYIVNFTKGSFYYNLQQLEEKQYIQKIEDNQGDKNRETHNYIITELGNEEFDKLMNKYGSKTDYINFSFYAAMLFYNLYEKEEFIKLIEIQMEQTQNKIDLIEQSLKNNKETPYYFRKMLENSHSHHKVNIEWFKELLSEIKKQD, from the coding sequence ATGATACCGTTACTGATTTTAGGGTTATTAAAGCAAAATCCTGGTTCTTATGGTTATGAATTGTTAGCTTTAATGGAAAAAGGGCATTATAAGTATATCGTAAATTTTACGAAAGGGTCTTTTTACTACAATCTTCAGCAATTAGAAGAAAAACAGTATATTCAGAAGATTGAAGATAATCAGGGAGACAAAAACAGAGAAACTCATAATTATATTATTACCGAACTTGGTAATGAAGAATTCGATAAACTGATGAACAAATACGGCTCCAAGACAGACTATATAAATTTCTCATTTTATGCAGCAATGTTATTTTACAATCTATATGAAAAAGAGGAATTCATAAAGCTGATTGAAATACAAATGGAGCAAACCCAGAATAAGATTGATTTGATTGAACAGTCACTAAAGAACAATAAAGAAACTCCATACTATTTTAGAAAGATGCTTGAAAATTCACATTCTCATCATAAGGTGAATATAGAGTGGTTCAAGGAATTGTTAAGTGAGATAAAAAAGCAAGATTAA